One segment of Solanum stenotomum isolate F172 chromosome 1, ASM1918654v1, whole genome shotgun sequence DNA contains the following:
- the LOC125876929 gene encoding probable linoleate 9S-lipoxygenase 5 encodes MLLGKIVDTITGKDDGKKVKGTVILMKKNVLDFTDINASVVDGVIEFLGRNVSFQLISSSVHANDSEAKHSNPAYLENWLTHITPIIAGESAFRVTFDWDHDEFGVPGAFIIKNLHLNEFFLKSLTLDDVPNHGKIHFVCNSWIYPSFKYKSDRIFFANQAYLPSETPETLRKYRENELVTLRGNGTGKLEEWDRVYDYACYNDLGEPDKGKEYARSILGGCSEYPYPRRGRTGRKPTNTDPNCESRIPLLMSLDIYVPRDERFGHVKMSDFLTLSLKSIMQMLLPAFKALFDNTPNEFDSFVDVLKLYEGGIKLPRGPLLKAITDSIPLEILKDILQTDGQGLLKYPTPRVIQEDKTAWRTDEEFGREMLAGINPVLISGLQEFPPKSNLDTNIYGNQNSTITKEHVEDKLDGLIIEEAIKTNKIFILNHHDIVMPYLRRINMSANTKAYASRTLLFLQDNGTLKPIAIELSLPHPDGDQFGTVSKVYTPADQGVECSIWQLAKAYAAVNDTGIHQLISHWLNTHAVIEPFVIATNRQLSVLHPIHKLLHPHFRDTMNINALARQILVNCGGFVEMFLFPANYSMEMSAVAYKDWVFPEQALPSDLIKRGVAVEDSTCPHGVRLLIQDYPYAVDGLEIWSAIKSWVTEYCNFYYKSDETVQKDGELQDWWKEIREEGHGDKKDEPWWPKMQTVQELIDSCTIIIWIASALHAAVNFGQYPYGGYLVNRPTLSRKFMPEAGSAEYEELKTNPDKVFLKTIVPQLQTLLGISVLEILSRHASDEVYLGQRDNPEWTKDQEPLLAFERFGKKLNDIEDRIMHMNGDHKKWKNRSGPVKVPYTLLFPTSEEGLTGKGIPNSVSI; translated from the exons ATGTTACTGGGCAAGATTGTGGATACCATTACTGGAAAAGATGATGGAAAAAAAGTTAAAGGAACAGTaattttgatgaagaaaaatgttttgGACTTCACTGATATAAATGCATCTGTTGTTGATGGAGTTATTGAGTTTCTTGGCCGGAACGTTTCTTTTCAGTTGATCAGTAGTTCTGTTCATG CAAATGATTCAGAAGCGAAACACAGCAATCCAGCATACTTAGAGAACTGGCTTACACACATTACCCCAATAATAGCAGGGGAATCGGCTTTTAGGGTCACATTTGATTGGGATCACGATGAGTTTGGAGTTCCAGGAGCATTCATTATCAAGAATTTACATCTTAATGAGTTCTTCCTCAAGTCACTCACACTAGATGATGTTCCTAATCATGGAAAAATCCATTTTGTCTGCAATTCTTGGATTTATCCTTCTTTTAAATATAAGTCAGATCGCATTTTCTTTGCGAATCAG GCTTATCTCCCAAGTGAAACACCAGAAACATTGCGAAAGTACAGAGAAAATGAGCTAGTAACTTTGAGAGGAAATGGTACTGGAAAGCTTGAAGAATGGGACAGGGTTTATGACTATGCTTGTTACAATGACTTAGGTGAACCAGACAAAGGCAAAGAGTATGCCAGGTCTATCCTAGGAGGATGCTCTGAGTACCCGTATCCTCGTAGAGGCAGGACAGGTCGCAAACCAACCAATACAG ATCCTAATTGCGAGAGCAGGATCCCATTGCTTATGAGCTTAGATATATATGTGCCAAGGGACGAGCGATTTGGTCATGTGAAGATGTCAGACTTCTTGACATTGTCTTTAAAATCCATTATGCAAATGCTTCTCCCTGCGTTTAAGGCATTGTTTGATAACACACCTAATGAGTTTGATAGCTTTGTGGATGTACTTAAACTCTATGAAGGAGGAATCAAGTTGCCTCGAGGCCCTTTGTTGAAAGCCATTACTGATAGCATTCCTTTGGAGATACTAAAAGACATCCTTCAAACTGATGGTCAAGGCCTACTTAAGTACCCAACTCCTCGAGTTATTCaag AGGATAAAACTGCTTGGAGGACAGATGAAGAATTTGGGAGAGAAATGTTGGCGGGAATCAATCCCGTCTTAATAAGTGGACTCCAA GAATTTCCTCCGAAGAGCAATTTGGATACTAACATATATGGAAACCAAAACAGTACAATTACCAAAGAACATGTAGAGGATAAGTTGGATGGATTAATAATAGAGGAG GCAATCAAGACTAACAAGATATTTATACTGAACCACCATGACATCGTCATGCCATATTTGAGGAGAATTAACATGTCGGCAAACACAAAAGCCTATGCCTCAAGAACTCTGCTCTTCCTACAAGATAATGGAACTTTGAAGCCAATAGCAATTGAACTAAGTTTACCACATCCTGACGGAGATCAATTTGGTACTGTTAGCAAAGTATATACACCAGCTGACCAAGGTGTTGAATGTTCTATTTGGCAGTTGGCCAAAGCCTATGCAGCAGTGAATGACACGGGCATTCATCAGCTCATTAGCCACTG GTTGAATACACATGCAGTGATTGAGCCATTTGTGATTGCAACAAATAGGCAACTAAGTGTGCTTCACCCCATTCATAAACTTCTTCATCCTCATTTCCGTGACACGATGAACATAAATGCTTTAGCAAGACAGATCTTGGTCAATTGTGGTGGTTTTGTTGAGATGTTTCTATTTCCTGCAAATTATTCCATGGAAATGTCAGCAGTAGCTTACAAAGATTGGGTTTTCCCTGAACAAGCACTTCCTTCTGATCTCATCAAAAG AGGAGTGGCTGTTGAGGACTCAACCTGCCCACATGGCGTTCGCTTATTGATTCAGGACTATCCATATGCTGTTGATGGCCTGGAAATTTGGTCAGCAATCAAAAGTTGGGTAACAGAATATTGCAACTTCTATTACAAATCAGATGAGACAGTACAGAAAGACGGTGAACTCCAAGACTGGTGGAAGGAAATTCGTGAAGAAGGACACGGTGACAAGAAAGATGAGCCCTGGTGGCCTAAAATGCAAACTGTGCAAGAGCTCATAGATTCTTGCACCATCATAATATGGATAGCTTCAGCACTTCATGCAGCCGTCAATTTTGGGCAATACCCTTATGGTGGTTACCTTGTTAATCGCCCTACTTTAAGCCGAAAGTTCATGCCAGAAGCGGGAAGTGCTGAGTATGAAGAGCTCAAGACAAATCCAGACAAGGTATTCCTCAAGACAATCGTTCCACAGTTGCAGACATTGCTTGGAATTTCCGTGTTAGAGATCTTGTCAAGGCATGCTTCAGATGAGGTTTACTTGGGACAAAGGGATAACCCTGAATGGACAAAGGATCAAGAACCACTTTTAGCTTTTGAGAGGTTTGGAAAGAAGCTGAATGATATCGAGGATCGAATTATGCATATGAATGGTGATCATAAAAAATGGAAGAACAGGTCAGGGCCTGTTAAAGTTCCATATACTTTGCTCTTCCCCACAAGTGAAGAGGGACTCACTGGCAAAGGAATTCCTAACAGCGTGTCTATATAA
- the LOC125876895 gene encoding probable linoleate 9S-lipoxygenase 5 — protein MSLNKIVDAITGKDDGKKVKGTVVLMKKNVLDFTDVNASIIDGVLDFIGRRVSFQLISNSVHDANGLEGKLSKPAYLENWITNITPVVAGESTFSVTFEWDDEEFGVPGAFIIKNLHFSEFFLKSLTLEDVPNHGKIHFVCNSWVYPASKYKSDRIFFANQAYLPSETPELLRKYRENELVALRGDGTGKLEEWDRVYDYAYYNDLGDPDKGEEYARPVLGGSSEYPYPRRGRTGRKPTKTDPNTESRIPLLMSLDIYVPRDERFGHVKMSDFLTFALKSISQLLLPEFKALFDSTPNEFDSFADVLKIYEGGIKLPQGPSFKAIVDAIPLEILRQLLSTDGEGLLKYPTPQVIQEDKSAWRTDEEFGREMLAGVNPVIISRLQEFPPKSKLDPKIYGNQTSTITREQIEDKLDGLTVDEAIKTNRLFILNHHDILMPYVRRINTTTNTKMYASRTLLFLQDDGTLKPLAIELSLPHPDGDQFGAVSKVFTPSDQGVEGSIWQLAKAYAAVNDSGVHQLVSHWLNTHTVIEPFVIATNRQLSVVHPIHKLLLPHFRETMNINALARQILINGGGLLEFTVFPAKYSMELSSVIYKDWIFPEQALPADLIKRGVAVEDSSSPHGIRLLIQDYPYAVDGLEIWSAIKSWVTEYCNYYYKSDDAVQKDTELQAWWKELREEGHGDKKDEPWWPKMQTVQELIDSCTITIWIASALHAAVNFGQYPYAGYLPNRPTLSRKFMPEPGSAEYEELKTNPDNVFLKTITPQLQTLVGISLIELLSRHSSDTLYLGQNDSPEWTKDQEPLSAFERFGKKLSDIEDRIMQMNGDPEKWKNRSGPVKVPYTLLFPTSEEGLTGKGIPNSVSI, from the exons CAAATGGTTTAGAAGGGAAACTCAGCAAGCCAGCATACTTGGAGAATTGGATTACAAACATCACTCCAGTAGTCGCAGGGGAATCAACTTTTAGTGTTACATTTGAGTGGGATGATGAGGAGTTTGGAGTTCCAGGAGCATTTATTATCAAGAATTTGCATTTCAGTGAATTCTTTCTCAAGTCACTCACACTTGAAGATGTTCCTAATCATGGAAAAATCCATTTTGTCTGCAATTCTTGGGTTTATCCAGCTTCTAAATACAAGTCTGACCGCATTTTCTTTGCGAATCAG GCTTATCTCCCAAGTGAAACACCAGAATTGTTACGAAAATACAGAGAAAATGAACTAGTAGCCTTAAGAGGAGATGGAACTGGAAAGCTTGAAGAATGGGACAGGGTTTATGACTATGCTTATTACAATGACTTGGGTGATCCAGACAAAGGCGAAGAGTATGCTAGGCCTGTCCTTGGAGGATCCTCTGAGTATCCGTATCCTCGTAGAGGCAGGACAGGTCGCAAACCAACCAAGACAG ATCCTAATACCGAGAGCAGGATCCCATTGCTTATGAGCTTAGATATATATGTGCCAAGGGACGAGCgatttggacatgtgaagatgTCAGACTTCTTGACATTTGCTTTGAAATCCATTTCTCAGCTGCTCCTCCCCGAGTTTAAGGCTTTATTCGATAGCACACCTAATGAATTTGATAGCTTTGCGGATGTACTTAAAATCTATGAAGGTGGAATCAAGTTGCCTCAAGGTCCTTCGTTTAAAGCCATTGTTGATGCTATTCCTTTGGAGATACTAAGACAACTCCTTTCTACTGATGGTGAAGGCCTACTCAAGTACCCGACACCTCAAGTTATCCAAG AGGATAAATCTGCCTGGAGGACGGATGAAGAATTCGGAAGAGAAATGCTAGCGGGAGTCAATCCTGTCATAATTAGTAGACTCCAA GAATTCCCTCCAAAAAGCAAGCTGGATCCTAAAATATATGGCAACCAAACTAGTACAATTACCAGGGAGCAAATAGAGGATAAGTTGGATGGACTAACAGTTGATGAG GCAATCAAGACTAACAGGCTATTCATATTGAACCATCATGACATCCTGATGCCGTATGTGAGGAGAATAAACACGacaacaaacacaaaaatgTATGCCTCAAGAACTCTGCTCTTTCTGCAAGATGATGGAACTTTGAAGCCACTAGCAATTGAACTAAGTTTGCCACATCCAGATGGAGATCAATTTGGCGCTGTTAGCAAAGTGTTTACACCATCTGATCAAGGTGTTGAGGGTTCTATTTGGCAGTTGGCCAAAGCCTATGCAGCAGTGAATGATTCAGGTGTGCATCAGCTCGTCAGTCACTG GTTAAACACACACACAGTGATCGAGCCATTTGTGATTGCAACAAATAGGCAACTAAGTGTGGTTCACCCTATTCATAAGCTTCTCCTTCCTCATTTTCGTGAAACGATGAACATAAATGCTTTAGCAAGACAAATCCTAATCAATGGTGGCGGACTTCTTGAATTTACCGTCTTCCCTGCCAAATATTCCATGGAACTGTCGTCAGTAATTTACAAAGACTGGATTTTTCCGGAACAAGCACTTCCGGCTGATCTCATCAAAAG GGGAGTGGCTGTTGAGGACTCAAGCTCCCCACATGGCATTCGCTTACTGATTCAGGACTATCCATATGCTGTTGATGGGTTGGAAATTTGGTCAGCAATCAAAAGTTGGGTAACAGAATATTGCAACTACTATTACAAATCAGATGACGCGGTACAGAAAGACACTGAACTCCAAGCCTGGTGGAAGGAGCTCCGTGAAGAAGGACATGGCGACAAGAAAGATGAGCCTTGGTGGCCTAAAATGCAAACTGTGCAAGAGCTCATAGATTCCTGCACCATCACTATATGGATAGCTTCAGCACTTCATGCGGCAGTTAATTTTGGGCAATACCCTTATGCTGGTTATCTCCCTAATCGGCCTACATTAAGCCGGAAATTCATGCCAGAGCCAGGAAGTGCTGAGTATGAAGAGCTCAAGACAAATCCAGATAATGTATTCCTCAAAACAATTACTCCTCAGCTGCAGACATTGGTTGGAATTTCCCTCATAGAGCTCTTGTCAAGGCACTCTTCGGATACACTTTACCTGGGGCAGAATGATTCACCTGAATGGACAAAGGATCAAGAACCACTTTCAGCTTTTGAGAGGTTTGGAAAGAAGTTGAGTGATATCGAGGATCGAATTATGCAGATGAATGGTGATCCTGAGAAATGGAAGAACAGGTCAGGGCCTGTTAAAGTTCCATATACATTGCTCTTTCCCACAAGTGAAGAGGGACTCACAGGCAAAGGAATTCCCAACAGTGTGTCTATATAG